One Mycoavidus sp. B2-EB genomic region harbors:
- a CDS encoding hemagglutinin repeat-containing protein, which translates to MNPIQNTSQPFQSSSSIRQLTTPLADTHESALEKDACPTTEPKWTMVRGPQPQSDLTLKMVLNEVTGEMPSQPNRIVKIAGQPAEMSCINAHGLSYWGYRFLNNGHIALTTGSPIWGQNGDLETLRVAEGQITIRSGAKLKLLESLDLIAYSIKIEGKLQAKRIHLLSGANWLNYTKTGYWKNVVGPLTNSNKTPDLGQLTLNQHAKVRAEKELWVSSSGDIVNRGSLHTNHGDLSLSSAGHFNNDHGLVNIAAGTGALTINVAALNNQSGCILHQGEGAKVEIKATYLNSQTGVIGSNKDLELKASALEDPGMIKAKRDLSVSLQEDYTHTDYQALQAGRHLSFQTKGKLINQSALHSNGEMQISATEIETYSDSSIDSSSTTIKAEKLKNQGVISGGAVRAEAQFLSNETGKIEASSKTGTLLVKADEIKNSAAQMINRGNGKTQISATEKIENIQSGVIFGKGETQLTAASIVNHSEPQDVSKTNIGSMIASSGSLTLNAQKLENRLSTIYQGELTAIPVGTMADRGKAWIDEVKKQQTAQVGEQLTLLFDRDPAKLELRVVNELENDSGHIVHVGGGNTRIIAGQLKNNTVLDKPAEWPSLVISYGNITINAQSVLNGQANQMLAGKNLKLEAAHGNFKGSTAVGTFVSSRRTSNMPNKEEVLTLAQGDFVNKGIMLSGKQMLIHAINFDNQTEALITGSQVLLKAEATLNNKGLIYGDTVAVGAKTLINFETKYTVNGYKPSVIAADKRLDIGANWLENKDHSLLFSGGDMAIGLQLNAQNQATDKAQRTINSSATMDAVGQLSIDTFRIINKTAYFKTRERVIDEQFIVEVQPEGSTQRYRLDQLSWDASRGGRQMVTDGSAAPFADYTEYGYMRIVKDTVVEECAPATIQAGGDMKLSGMVRNDKSKLIAGGKILPLDDTFEMDQNRDAINLITQIDVGLSRYTRSDWRGHFGGWERTYSGFIDYRLPPITQQRKLDLTTQAEGRLVQHKTPDLLRIQAQDTNSLTVQPLPTSGMHILQTALDHPFLVELDPRFNRTDLPLSSNYLLNLVGVNLGNAPKRLGSGFYEQQLIRDQSIALAGQYALSYQRSQRAEYQALMRAGAEYARQASLQLGMPLTAEQQALLPYDMVWLVNQTVRLPDGSEQTVLAPRLYLSGARIHVPRLGGSGIAASEIDLTSRGMIQNAGTMISTGSINLNAQNIDNRRGAIVSLDNISLHASEDIDSRAGTLAGKQIALKAERDIHLQSQTHTTQISNASLTTLDGLSRIQAEQLEIQARRNLELAATRVEVNQAATLEAGHNLTLGTVAIAAQQQLTWDEQNSLSQSRKTEVGTSIQTGGPLELKAGHDVNAVGAYVHVGGTLSVKAGRDINLAAAYEEHAFAESRYQKFNHLLSSSSELTQTQHYKKQALNSTFSGDTVKLEAGHDLSATGSNIVGMRNVGLYADNDIKLKAAKQIEKASHYSVKERSGLLESGSLGCTIGEREQIEEFEAENTPYVGTVVGSVSGQIQAIAGREYQQSGSQLVTPEGSIQAKALKGTIDAVYEQGRRWHRSEMHQSGLTVSVGAPVIAAAQTGQQMLEAGTQVNDSRMQALAAGTGALALKNAYDAIQVDPSAAGGATVSAMMGESSHAFQQTQLSAMAMGSTIAAGGTVLLEMEGLGERSTLDIIGSQIEVKHDVRLKVEGPLRIEAAPSTFAQHSEQHSQSSAAGVVATLGARSSAGASVAISSGRGHTEGVEVSHTPAQIRAGHQLMLAAQSDVRLKGAQLSGQQVAARIEGDLEIESVQNANTYNSRYQSISGSATYGPASAVSLNFSQQKINSSYLSVAEQTGIQSGAGGFQIEVKGDTKLMGGVLASTDHAIEEGKNRFITGTLEARAIENQAHYDANSLSLGIGYSKGGRGVGSSQRGQAVTPAHKGNQLTSLKGTSAALPIAMRASGQAASMTQSAISGAEIVITHESRQKALTGQSAAETIAGLNRNPAHSHAALEPIFNQAKIQASLDIVGALGRETNTFISNRAREADHKIERAERIERQADEELMPVARQELLETAAELRTQAQTLNQQWGVGGTYRRIVTALTAAASGNVTGATAQFTQAAALNYLQSLGAEKIKHIADGLNDEVARAALQGALAYGGAVAQGQSGGSAALGASASVWVNHLLGPVKDLSEEEKEARKNIVTSLVAGATSIGGADATSAQNAAQIETENNAMVWVAPFAVTPPGLVALTAVTAGLVAWNAYEAYRKNQAYPVAQPEEDENQLIQPPQRPIIFPIAPQEFDPLPGRAWHQEEKEMPESMPDQSDKFVVEPMSTPDQSGEHKVEPLINPGVQELDISDTVIFSERKKANRDRDFVPNAGSVGNMEKFFNETEFGKEMKHIAKPTKEICKGARLYKATDEIKGIVNEGDFFYLDTAHKNHLEVLDRHKEFKHVLNFDGTINEGKTDKAEGRKLRK; encoded by the coding sequence ATGAATCCCATTCAGAATACGTCTCAGCCATTTCAGTCATCTTCATCCATTCGCCAACTGACGACGCCCCTGGCAGATACCCACGAGTCTGCGCTTGAAAAAGACGCATGCCCGACAACTGAGCCAAAATGGACGATGGTGCGTGGCCCGCAACCACAGAGCGACTTAACGCTAAAGATGGTTCTGAATGAAGTCACTGGAGAGATGCCATCCCAGCCTAATCGTATCGTGAAGATTGCTGGGCAGCCGGCTGAAATGTCTTGTATTAATGCTCATGGCCTATCTTACTGGGGTTACCGTTTTTTGAATAATGGTCACATTGCGTTGACAACAGGTTCGCCGATTTGGGGACAGAACGGTGATCTTGAAACACTGCGTGTAGCTGAAGGGCAAATTACAATCCGCTCTGGGGCAAAACTAAAGCTGCTTGAATCACTGGATTTAATTGCCTATAGCATCAAAATAGAAGGCAAATTACAGGCTAAGCGCATTCATTTATTAAGCGGAGCCAACTGGCTGAATTACACGAAAACTGGCTATTGGAAGAATGTAGTTGGCCCGCTTACTAATTCCAACAAAACACCTGATTTAGGCCAGCTGACTCTAAACCAGCACGCTAAAGTACGTGCTGAGAAAGAACTCTGGGTTTCGAGTTCGGGTGACATAGTGAATCGGGGTAGCCTGCATACAAATCATGGCGATTTGAGCTTGAGTAGCGCCGGTCATTTCAATAATGACCATGGTTTGGTCAATATTGCAGCGGGGACTGGAGCACTCACAATAAACGTTGCAGCTTTAAATAACCAGAGCGGGTGCATCCTGCATCAAGGAGAGGGCGCAAAGGTTGAAATTAAAGCTACTTATTTGAACAGTCAGACTGGAGTCATTGGATCAAATAAAGATCTGGAGTTAAAAGCCTCTGCGCTAGAAGACCCTGGCATGATCAAAGCAAAACGTGATCTGTCGGTATCGTTACAGGAGGATTATACGCATACTGACTACCAAGCTTTGCAAGCAGGGCGTCATTTATCGTTTCAGACTAAGGGCAAATTAATTAACCAGAGCGCTTTGCATAGCAATGGGGAAATGCAAATTTCTGCAACGGAGATTGAGACCTATTCAGATTCTTCAATCGATAGTTCTAGTACCACGATTAAGGCTGAAAAACTCAAAAACCAAGGCGTGATAAGTGGCGGGGCGGTCAGGGCTGAGGCGCAATTCTTAAGTAATGAAACAGGCAAAATTGAAGCTTCAAGCAAAACCGGAACGTTGCTCGTTAAAGCTGATGAAATTAAAAATAGCGCAGCGCAGATGATCAACCGTGGTAACGGAAAAACACAAATTTCAGCAACTGAAAAAATCGAGAATATTCAATCTGGCGTTATTTTTGGCAAAGGTGAGACTCAGCTTACTGCTGCATCCATCGTCAATCACTCTGAGCCTCAAGATGTGAGCAAGACGAATATAGGCAGCATGATTGCGAGTTCAGGCTCTCTTACACTGAATGCGCAAAAATTAGAAAACCGACTTAGCACGATTTATCAAGGCGAGCTGACTGCGATACCGGTCGGCACGATGGCTGACAGAGGAAAAGCATGGATAGATGAGGTTAAAAAGCAGCAAACAGCGCAAGTGGGCGAGCAACTTACGTTGCTATTCGATAGAGACCCTGCAAAGCTTGAACTGAGAGTAGTCAATGAGTTAGAGAATGACAGCGGGCATATCGTGCACGTTGGCGGGGGTAATACACGGATTATTGCAGGGCAACTCAAAAATAACACCGTACTTGATAAGCCAGCTGAGTGGCCAAGCTTGGTAATCAGTTATGGAAATATTACGATAAATGCACAAAGTGTATTGAATGGCCAAGCTAATCAGATGTTGGCGGGTAAAAATCTCAAATTAGAGGCGGCCCATGGGAACTTCAAGGGAAGCACGGCAGTGGGGACTTTCGTCTCTTCGCGCAGGACATCTAATATGCCCAATAAAGAAGAAGTGCTTACACTCGCTCAAGGCGATTTTGTGAATAAAGGAATCATGCTAAGCGGAAAGCAGATGCTGATTCACGCTATCAATTTTGACAATCAAACAGAGGCACTGATTACGGGGTCTCAGGTATTGCTCAAAGCAGAAGCTACGTTGAATAATAAAGGGTTGATCTATGGCGACACGGTTGCAGTGGGTGCTAAGACCTTAATTAACTTTGAGACAAAATATACTGTCAATGGATATAAGCCAAGCGTCATTGCGGCGGATAAACGTCTGGATATAGGAGCTAATTGGCTTGAAAACAAAGATCATAGCCTGCTATTCAGTGGTGGCGATATGGCTATTGGTCTACAGCTTAATGCGCAAAACCAAGCAACGGATAAGGCGCAGCGCACCATTAACTCATCCGCTACGATGGATGCGGTAGGTCAACTTTCAATTGATACTTTTCGAATCATCAATAAAACTGCTTATTTCAAAACTCGAGAGCGGGTGATCGATGAGCAATTCATTGTAGAAGTACAACCCGAAGGGTCAACTCAGCGCTATCGCCTTGACCAACTGTCATGGGATGCCAGCCGGGGAGGCCGTCAAATGGTGACAGACGGAAGCGCTGCTCCTTTCGCTGACTATACTGAATACGGCTATATGCGAATCGTAAAAGATACGGTCGTCGAAGAATGCGCGCCTGCGACGATCCAGGCCGGTGGCGATATGAAATTGTCTGGCATGGTGCGCAATGACAAAAGCAAGCTGATCGCTGGCGGCAAAATTCTCCCTCTGGATGATACTTTCGAGATGGATCAAAATCGTGACGCGATTAACTTAATTACCCAAATAGATGTAGGGCTTTCCCGTTATACGCGCAGTGATTGGCGCGGCCATTTTGGAGGATGGGAGCGTACGTATAGTGGCTTTATCGACTATAGACTTCCTCCGATTACACAGCAGCGCAAGTTGGATCTCACGACTCAGGCAGAAGGTAGATTGGTTCAGCACAAAACACCTGATCTATTGAGAATACAAGCTCAAGATACGAATAGCTTAACGGTTCAGCCTTTACCTACAAGCGGCATGCATATTTTGCAGACTGCACTGGATCACCCTTTTTTAGTCGAGCTCGACCCACGTTTTAATCGTACTGACTTGCCTTTATCAAGTAATTACCTATTAAATCTGGTGGGTGTTAATCTGGGAAATGCACCCAAGCGCCTAGGGAGCGGTTTTTATGAGCAGCAACTTATACGCGATCAAAGCATTGCATTGGCGGGTCAATATGCACTGTCATATCAAAGGAGTCAAAGAGCTGAATATCAAGCTTTAATGAGAGCGGGCGCAGAATATGCGCGCCAGGCTAGCCTGCAATTAGGCATGCCATTGACAGCTGAACAGCAAGCGCTATTGCCCTATGATATGGTCTGGCTGGTGAATCAAACGGTTAGACTGCCTGATGGTTCGGAGCAAACTGTACTCGCACCGCGATTGTATCTTTCTGGCGCACGCATCCATGTACCGCGGTTAGGAGGTTCGGGTATCGCTGCTAGCGAGATTGATTTGACCAGCCGTGGCATGATTCAAAATGCCGGCACGATGATCAGCACAGGGAGTATCAATCTTAACGCGCAAAATATTGATAACCGACGCGGCGCAATCGTAAGCTTAGACAATATCTCTTTACATGCTAGCGAAGATATCGACAGCCGCGCGGGTACACTTGCCGGTAAACAAATTGCCTTGAAAGCCGAGCGCGATATTCATCTACAAAGTCAAACTCATACGACCCAGATATCTAACGCTAGCTTGACTACGCTAGATGGCTTAAGCCGTATTCAAGCAGAGCAACTGGAAATTCAGGCTAGGAGAAACCTTGAACTGGCAGCGACTCGCGTCGAAGTCAATCAAGCTGCAACTTTAGAAGCGGGACATAACCTCACATTAGGCACTGTCGCTATCGCAGCGCAGCAGCAATTGACCTGGGATGAGCAGAACTCGTTAAGCCAAAGCAGAAAAACCGAAGTGGGGACGTCCATTCAAACAGGTGGGCCACTTGAGCTTAAGGCGGGTCATGATGTCAATGCAGTTGGCGCTTATGTGCATGTAGGGGGCACCCTTTCTGTCAAAGCTGGCAGAGATATTAACCTGGCAGCAGCCTATGAAGAGCACGCTTTTGCTGAATCTCGCTATCAAAAATTTAATCATTTACTTTCTTCTTCAAGTGAATTAACCCAAACTCAACACTATAAAAAACAAGCATTGAACAGTACGTTCTCAGGTGATACCGTCAAGCTAGAGGCTGGGCACGATCTTAGCGCTACGGGTTCAAACATAGTCGGCATGCGTAATGTGGGTTTGTATGCTGACAATGACATCAAGCTCAAAGCAGCTAAGCAGATTGAGAAAGCGAGCCATTACTCAGTCAAAGAGCGCTCAGGACTATTAGAAAGCGGTAGTCTAGGGTGCACCATTGGCGAGCGTGAACAAATAGAGGAATTCGAAGCTGAAAACACCCCGTATGTTGGCACTGTGGTTGGCAGTGTGTCAGGTCAGATCCAGGCCATAGCTGGCCGCGAATATCAACAAAGCGGCAGTCAGCTGGTTACGCCAGAGGGCAGTATTCAGGCTAAAGCACTCAAAGGCACCATCGATGCAGTCTATGAACAAGGCCGGCGCTGGCATCGTAGCGAAATGCATCAATCTGGTTTGACCGTTTCCGTGGGTGCGCCAGTCATTGCTGCTGCGCAAACCGGTCAGCAAATGCTTGAGGCCGGTACCCAAGTCAATGACTCACGCATGCAAGCTTTAGCCGCTGGCACAGGCGCACTCGCGCTTAAAAACGCCTATGATGCAATCCAAGTCGATCCTAGCGCAGCCGGTGGCGCTACTGTTAGCGCGATGATGGGCGAAAGCAGCCATGCGTTTCAGCAAACCCAGTTGAGCGCAATGGCAATGGGCAGCACCATTGCGGCGGGTGGTACCGTGCTCTTAGAGATGGAAGGTTTAGGCGAAAGATCAACCCTTGATATCATCGGTTCTCAGATTGAAGTCAAGCACGATGTTCGGCTCAAAGTAGAAGGCCCGTTGAGAATTGAGGCAGCGCCTAGCACCTTTGCCCAGCATAGTGAGCAACACAGCCAAAGTAGTGCAGCAGGGGTAGTGGCAACCCTCGGAGCCCGTAGCTCAGCAGGCGCATCGGTTGCAATCAGCAGTGGGCGCGGCCACACAGAGGGCGTTGAAGTTAGCCATACACCCGCTCAGATCAGAGCCGGTCATCAACTGATGTTAGCCGCGCAAAGTGATGTTCGCTTAAAAGGCGCTCAACTCTCTGGTCAGCAAGTCGCAGCCAGAATTGAAGGTGACTTGGAAATTGAAAGCGTGCAGAACGCGAATACATATAACAGCCGCTATCAAAGTATCAGCGGCAGCGCTACCTATGGTCCTGCCTCTGCGGTGAGCCTTAATTTCTCACAACAAAAGATAAATAGTAGTTATCTGAGCGTAGCAGAGCAAACGGGCATTCAATCTGGTGCAGGAGGCTTCCAAATTGAAGTCAAAGGCGATACGAAGCTGATGGGGGGCGTACTCGCTAGTACAGATCACGCGATTGAAGAGGGCAAGAATCGATTTATAACGGGTACTTTAGAGGCTCGTGCGATAGAGAATCAAGCACACTACGACGCAAACAGCTTAAGCTTAGGCATTGGGTACAGCAAAGGCGGCCGAGGAGTGGGTTCGAGCCAACGCGGTCAAGCGGTCACGCCAGCGCATAAGGGTAATCAGTTGACTAGTTTAAAAGGCACTAGCGCTGCGTTGCCGATCGCCATGCGCGCTTCGGGCCAAGCCGCGTCAATGACCCAAAGTGCGATTAGCGGTGCGGAAATTGTAATTACGCATGAGTCGCGGCAAAAGGCATTGACGGGGCAAAGCGCAGCAGAGACGATTGCTGGCCTAAACCGTAATCCAGCACACAGCCATGCGGCGTTAGAACCCATTTTTAACCAGGCTAAGATTCAGGCTAGCCTTGATATTGTTGGTGCATTAGGTCGGGAAACGAATACGTTTATCTCCAATCGAGCTAGAGAAGCAGATCATAAAATTGAGCGAGCCGAGCGTATAGAGAGACAGGCCGATGAGGAGCTAATGCCTGTAGCGCGGCAAGAATTGCTGGAAACCGCGGCTGAGTTACGTACGCAAGCACAGACCTTGAATCAGCAATGGGGAGTAGGCGGTACCTACCGTCGCATTGTCACTGCGTTAACGGCAGCAGCCTCGGGTAATGTGACAGGGGCGACTGCGCAATTTACCCAAGCCGCAGCACTCAACTATTTGCAAAGTTTGGGTGCAGAAAAGATTAAACATATTGCCGATGGTTTGAATGATGAGGTGGCACGTGCGGCCTTGCAGGGCGCACTGGCGTATGGTGGCGCAGTTGCGCAGGGGCAGTCGGGTGGTTCAGCGGCTCTGGGAGCCAGCGCCAGTGTCTGGGTGAATCATCTATTAGGTCCTGTAAAAGATCTTTCTGAAGAGGAGAAAGAAGCGCGCAAAAATATCGTCACGAGCCTAGTGGCAGGGGCGACCAGTATCGGAGGAGCGGATGCAACCTCCGCGCAGAATGCAGCGCAGATTGAGACAGAAAATAATGCCATGGTATGGGTCGCACCGTTTGCGGTTACTCCACCTGGGCTTGTTGCATTAACTGCGGTGACTGCAGGCTTAGTGGCCTGGAATGCTTATGAAGCGTATAGAAAAAATCAAGCTTATCCTGTAGCGCAGCCTGAAGAAGATGAAAATCAGTTAATACAGCCCCCTCAGCGGCCCATTATTTTTCCGATAGCACCTCAGGAGTTTGATCCACTTCCCGGCAGAGCTTGGCATCAGGAAGAAAAGGAGATGCCTGAAAGCATGCCGGATCAATCGGATAAATTTGTCGTTGAGCCTATGAGTACGCCAGATCAATCTGGCGAGCATAAAGTAGAGCCTCTGATAAATCCAGGGGTCCAGGAGTTGGATATATCTGATACGGTTATTTTTAGTGAAAGGAAGAAGGCTAATAGAGACAGGGATTTTGTGCCGAATGCTGGCTCTGTGGGTAATATGGAGAAATTCTTTAATGAAACAGAGTTTGGGAAAGAGATGAAGCATATAGCTAAGCCCACTAAAGAAATTTGTAAAGGGGCAAGGCTATACAAAGCAACCGATGAAATTAAAGGTATAGTAAATGAGGGCGATTTCTTCTACTTAGATACAGCGCACAAAAATCATTTGGAGGTTCTTGATAGACACAAAGAATTTAAACATGTCTTAAATTTTGATGGCACAATTAATGAAGGTAAGACTGATAAAGCAGAAGGCAGGAAATTGAGGAAATAA